From the genome of Triticum aestivum cultivar Chinese Spring chromosome 1A, IWGSC CS RefSeq v2.1, whole genome shotgun sequence:
TATTTGGCAATGCCACTGTTTTCTATGTTGCTTTCACTATTTCCAGCAGTAGATATAATCCCAAACATAACCTTGGTTTCTACGGTTTCATTACTCATAAGTTTACTCAGCACAGCTGATTTGACTAAACTAATTTCATATTGCTTTGTACAGCTACAACAGGCCAACATTATTCACATGTTCCTACCTTTGGGGTGCAATCTGAGCCTTCATTTGGGCCCTTTGGCCGTAAGTTTTGTGGTTTCTTTGTGCTTTTCATTTAGTTCATCATGTATTCACAAATTATAGCTGACCCAGTCTCTTACATTTTCAGCTGCTATCATTAAACatgctccctccgatccaaaataatttttgtggttttagttcaaatttgtacTAAAACCATGTCACTtgttttggatcggagggagtagttgaaTATGTAAACTTGGCTGTGCATTGTAATTTGTCAACGCACTTTTAAATACCATTTTTTTCTTACTATTTCTTGATCTATTGACTCAAAACGTGATGCAGTAATCTGATCCTAATATTCATGCAAGTCTCTACATGATCTACTTGGTCTATTTGTTATGGGCAGTAGTGCCTTCTATACAATAACAATACACCTTCAATGGTGATTAGTAATTGAAGTAGTTAGCTTATTTTGAAATAAGAGTTTTAAAACTGGGGAAAACCGCTGGTCAAATGAGTCTGACCTTTTTCTTTGAATACGGCTGGTTCAAGGTTTAGTTGACTTATTGGTACCTTTTTTTTTCAATTTGATGTAAAATTTTCTTTCTTTGAGTTGACTTATTATGAGATTTTATATGTTATCTCACTGTTTCTTTTTTCACATCTTATTTATGTAGGAGTGTCTAAAAAAGGCAGCAGGGTTTCTGCTTATACCAGGACTCCTGGTGATGATCCTGAACGTAATTACTATGTATCTATTTCAGCAATGCCAGTATTCAAGAGCAAATCTCATGAGGAGCTTCGACATGCAGATTATAAGAAAGGAGACAAAGGTAAGATATTGAGTATTTCCAACACTTAGACTTTTTTGTCCTGTTTACATTTTTGATAAGTTCTATGAGGTCTCGGCAGGTCGCTGTGATGGTCAAGATcactaaaaaggcttatatttagaaacggagggggaGTACTATTTACTCTAATACTTAATTAATTTTCTTCCTAATTTATCTTCAATCCTCTAGAGACCTAACCTAATGTGCAAGGACTTGACTAGTTCTATTAAAGCAACACGGTACTGCTCTTGGTGCCCTGGCTGCAATCTGGGGCCAAAGAACGTGTGTGGACCTTATATGATAACTGATGGTTAATAACTGTTGAATCTTGTGTTTTTTCATTATGTACTTATTTTATTAGTTTATGTGGTTCTTATTACTAATCTAGTTTTGTGTGTTCCCCAGGTGGTTTCAACTTACAGGAGGGCAGAGTTCCTTGGGCTTATCATTCCTCGCAGCCCCAGCCCCAGGCCCCAGTGAATGCCTTCGCAAATCCTGTCAAGCCATCATTGTTTTCATACTCTCCTGAGCCATCCTCAGCACCTGTGGGACTGCAATCCTCAGCACATGGTACCACCAACCCATTTTGGCTGCGCCCTCCAGGACCCCAGTCACCATTATTCTCATACCCTCCCGAGCCAATCCACAAGCCATCATGGTTTTCAAGCTCATCTTGTGCACCATCTACTACATGTTGGGAAAACGTATCCAATAACACAGCAGCATGTACAGCTCCTGCAGATACATCTTCTGCTGTAAGTATTCCTAAAGAAGATTATTCTTTCATGATGCATTTCATTCATAGGAGTTGGTATGTGTTCTCATTGATTAATTGTTCTGATGGAAGCAGCAAGGCCATATGTTTAGCCAAAATTTGTTCCCTTCAAAATCTACTCAATCTGGAGGAAGTTTACTCAGCTCTTCGGTCGCCCATTCAGCACCAGCTCCATCGCCAAACGGTCATTCCACTACTGTAGGTGTCACTGAATGGCTATATTTCCTGGCTTTTTGTTTCTTTATCTGATTTATTATTGTCGTCCTTTCCAGATAAATATTGATCAAGCTGAGAAAACTGTGGAGTTGGTACTACCAGTTGACATTACTACTGTAAGGATTAGATTTTCTCCAAGGAATGATGATACTGGCAGTCGTGCTACAGAGGTATGGCAATAAATCTCCATAGCCCAGAATTGTGTTGCACAGTAAGATGAAATCTTGTGGACCTCTTCAAACAGTTTCAAGCCGTATATGCTCACACGTTTGGGCTCATGAATATTCAGATAAAATGCTCCCAGTCGCTTTTTATTGCATCCAAAAAAATTGAATCTGTCCATTTTGAGTACCCCATAAATGAAATCCACATGTCCTTTTGCATAGGTTCATCATAATGTTAAAGCTTCAGCAACACCAGTGTCTTTCTGTATCTATCCTGGAGAGAACCAAGAGCTAACTATCCAATCAGTGGAGCAGCATGACAGGAAACCATCTAGTTCAACAGGTAGATACTCCAGAACTTATCAGTGGTATCGTATCAGTTTCTTAGCTTTCGGTACTAGTTTGTTCTGTAGACTTCTGATAGGTCGATGCTACATTATTTTTCCTAGACTTTTGATACTGCAATGTTTTTGTAGCAGTAATTTTCATATGGCTCGGATTTTCTTGAGACTTCTGATAAGCATGATGTGTTTTTGTCTTTTCTATTTCACATTGCATCACAAACTTGAGTCGATGCAGGTTCAAGCAGAGTAAACAATATTTTGTTTTCCTCATTAACTGTAGATACTTTTGTTGCTATAAAATGGATCCACTGTCATGTTCTACTTGGCTTTTGTTATCCCATGGGAAAACTTATTGAAATAAGCTTTTGTTGCTTCATGCTAATAATTTTTAATAAGCAAAAGAATTTACTAGCATCGTCAGAGTGAAGATTCCTAGGAGTATTTTATTCAAATAAGCTTTTACTGTTTCATTCTAGCAATACTTTATTCAAGAAATTCTTCACTGGCACGTTACAAGGAAGAATCCTAGGAGCAAACCCAAGTTCTCCATTAGCACTTGTGGAGCCCAAATGTCAAAATATTTGATATCTCAGAACCAAAGCTACTTCATGCTTTGTGTGTTGCCATACGATATATGCATTGAGTTACTGACATCTTGTTCACCATCATCAGGATCCGCTGGGGAACAGAAAGGGTATATCAACGGTGCTGTCCTGGCTAGGAGTAATCCATTTGATCCTGTGATAACTCCATTTGGTGGTGCCCCTGTGAGTGAAAGTGTGCTTCCTCGGCTCTATAAGGCAGACTATTACACCTCGCCGTCTATCGCAGAGCTTGCTGCACGAGAAAGCAACGAGCCAGGTTGTTGCTCACATGTGAAGGACTTCACGGTCGGCAGGCATGGCTATGGCAGCATCAAGTTTGATGGAGAAACTGATGTGAGGAAGCTCGACATCGCTTCCATCGTAGAGTTCAAGGACCGCGAGATCCTGGTCTACACAGATGAGAGCAAGAGACCTCCTGTGGGGCAGGAGCTCAACAAGCCTGCAGAGATCACCCTCCTGAATGTGAAATGCGTCGATAAGAAGACCGGGTTGCAGTTGACGGAAGGTCCAGAAGTCGACAGGTATAAGGAGATTCTGGCGCAATGGACCGAGAAGAATGGCGCTGAATTCGTGGCGTTTGATGCCGTGAAGGGGGAGTGGAAGTTCAGGATCAAGCACTTTTAGTCAGTAGCTAGGTTCTTCGCAGTAGTAAGATTCCAGTTGGAAGACAGGGTGATACCATGGCTCTGGCTATGTAAAAATACTCTGTCCTGCATCTTCTAGTGAGTCTCTTTGTTAGTCGACAGGCAGGCCTGTCAGAAACAATTTTAGGTGGGGATTTCGAGCTATCAGATAACTGTGGCTGAAGTATATTTGATTGTTGGTCGTTGAAATATTGGCACTATTGAGACAAGCAAACATACTAGCATACATCTTTATTCCCTTGAGGAAATATTGAGAGAAGCTAAGACTAGTCACAAACACAAACTAAACTCTCGAATCAAGCCTCTTGTGGCCTGAAGAGAAAACTCATCGCCAGCCAGCCTCACCTCTCCGGcaccggcccagccgccgccgccgccgtggaagATGCGCACGGATGCACCCTGCCGGCGGCGGCCCATGAGTCGCAGTTTTTCTTGCTGATCTTGTCTTCTTCACCGATACTCTTGTTCTTGTTCTTCACGGTCGAGTTGTTGGCGGCTCCTTGTTGGCTGATCCTCTGCCGGACCTTCTCCTGCCGCACATGTACCTGCGCATAGCTAAACCCCATGGAAGCCATGTTTGACCAGGCGCAGCTGAAAGATGCAGCCTAGCTAGCTACCTTCCTCTTTAAGCAGGATATAATTGGATCGTGTGAGATGTCTGTGTGTGTGCATACATATGGATACGGCCGGGCGTATTTATATGCGAGGGCTGCAATTATTGGGGGCGGGGCACCGAGTTTCTTGATGATATCCGGTGTGGACTTATCTGTTAGGAGTATCTCCTCTGGTGGTGGTAGGCGGTAGGTGTCACCAGAGGGAGATGATTCGGAAGCAATCACAAACAGCGCCTGCCTTTTTCATAGGGTTGCAATCGCAGACGCTGCTGGCTGCGGGAAACGGTTGTGGAATTATTGGCACTACCTGTGGGCACAAGCATACGGTTTTGTGTTCCTGGTGGGCTGGCGGCAAGGCTGCCCACCTTTCGCCGTTTGTGCCTCTGCGCGACAAGTTTCGATGTTGCCTTTGCGACTTCCCACTGACCACTGAGGCGTCTATATGTGTCTAGCATAATAATGCATGAATGATTCCGTCGAGCTAATGATATCCTGATGGAAAGGAACGAGTCCCTGACTCCATGTATGCTTTGGTGATTCTGCTGAGCGCTGAGCGAGGTCAAGGAATGGAAAGATATTTCCAGCTTAAAAAAAGGTAATCATTCTGCTGAGTAGGTGGAGGAGGGCTTTTGTTCTATTTTGGATATATACAGACGAATGAAGCAAGTGGCACAAAGCCCgtctagctcagttggtagagcgcaaggctcttaaccttgtggtcgtgggttcgagccccacggtgggcgattTGCTTTTTTTTTTATCAGAGCCCATGTTTTTGGAAAAGGCAGAAATGTATTTTGAAGTTCCAAATTCTCTGAAAGAGAATACAAATGGGCGCTCTATATTTTTTAGATCAGGCAGAAATGTGTTTTCAAGTTCCAAATTCTCTGAAAGAGAATACAAATGGGCGCTCTATATTTTTTAGATCAGGCAGAAATGTGTTTTCAAGTTCCAAATTCTCTGAAAGAGAATACAAATGAACCTAGGAACGTATACAACATCTCCGTAAATTTTCTTTCTTTTGACGCTGCAACGGCGGGCTTACGCCGGCCTGAACGTATATATTAATCAACGTGAAACTTACAACCAGGTGAAGAGGAGGTACAAGGTGAGAGAAGGGGGGAAGGTGATGTTCTTTCAAGTTCCAAATTCTCTGAAAGAGAATACAAATGGGCGCTCTATATTTTTTAGATCAGGCAGAAATGTGTTTTCAAGTTCCAAATTCTCTGAAAGAGAATACAAATGAACCTAGGAACGTATACAACATCTCCGTAAATTTTCTTTCTTTTGACGCTGCAACGGCGGGCTTACGCCGGCCTGAACGTATATATTAATCAACGTGAAACTTACAACCAGGTGAAGAGGAGGTACAAGGTGAGagaaggggggaaggtgatgggaAAAAACAGAAAAGTTACATTCTCCCAGCTAAGAGCAACACCATTGATCTCCACTCTAGGAGAAGAGACTTCTTTAGCTCGGAGGAGCATCTATTAGACCATAGCATGAGATCGTTTCAGCTCTGAATACT
Proteins encoded in this window:
- the LOC123189135 gene encoding nuclear pore complex protein NUP98A isoform X1; the protein is MMGSSSWSTPPPAFGPVKGSSSSLFSTPTSGAAMGSSPSLFCFTPASGAATGSSPYSFGVMPTSGAAMGPPSSSFTPVATGFSPYSFGIMPASGAATGPSSSSFGSTPVATGFFPSSSGFTPASGAAMGSYSSWCGPAFGRSPNAFGHPMPHQAPFSSNTPFGSTTGQHYSHVPTFGVQSEPSFGPFGRVSKKGSRVSAYTRTPGDDPERNYYVSISAMPVFKSKSHEELRHADYKKGDKGGFNLQEGRVPWAYHSSQPQPQAPVNAFANPVKPSLFSYSPEPSSAPVGLQSSAHGTTNPFWLRPPGPQSPLFSYPPEPIHKPSWFSSSSCAPSTTCWENVSNNTAACTAPADTSSAQGHMFSQNLFPSKSTQSGGSLLSSSVAHSAPAPSPNGHSTTINIDQAEKTVELVLPVDITTVRIRFSPRNDDTGSRATEVHHNVKASATPVSFCIYPGENQELTIQSVEQHDRKPSSSTGSAGEQKGYINGAVLARSNPFDPVITPFGGAPVSESVLPRLYKADYYTSPSIAELAARESNEPGCCSHVKDFTVGRHGYGSIKFDGETDVRKLDIASIVEFKDREILVYTDESKRPPVGQELNKPAEITLLNVKCVDKKTGLQLTEGPEVDRYKEILAQWTEKNGAEFVAFDAVKGEWKFRIKHF
- the LOC123189135 gene encoding nuclear pore complex protein NUP98A isoform X2 — encoded protein: MMGSSSWSTPPPAFGPVKGSSSSLFSTPTSAMGPPSSSFTPVATGFSPYSFGIMPASGAATGPSSSSFGSTPVATGFFPSSSGFTPASGAAMGSYSSWCGPAFGRSPNAFGHPMPHQAPFSSNTPFGSTTGQHYSHVPTFGVQSEPSFGPFGRVSKKGSRVSAYTRTPGDDPERNYYVSISAMPVFKSKSHEELRHADYKKGDKGGFNLQEGRVPWAYHSSQPQPQAPVNAFANPVKPSLFSYSPEPSSAPVGLQSSAHGTTNPFWLRPPGPQSPLFSYPPEPIHKPSWFSSSSCAPSTTCWENVSNNTAACTAPADTSSAQGHMFSQNLFPSKSTQSGGSLLSSSVAHSAPAPSPNGHSTTINIDQAEKTVELVLPVDITTVRIRFSPRNDDTGSRATEVHHNVKASATPVSFCIYPGENQELTIQSVEQHDRKPSSSTGSAGEQKGYINGAVLARSNPFDPVITPFGGAPVSESVLPRLYKADYYTSPSIAELAARESNEPGCCSHVKDFTVGRHGYGSIKFDGETDVRKLDIASIVEFKDREILVYTDESKRPPVGQELNKPAEITLLNVKCVDKKTGLQLTEGPEVDRYKEILAQWTEKNGAEFVAFDAVKGEWKFRIKHF
- the LOC123189147 gene encoding uncharacterized protein, which encodes MASMGFSYAQVHVRQEKVRQRISQQGAANNSTVKNKNKSIGEEDKISKKNCDSWAAAGRVHPCASSTAAAAAGPVPER